One Actinomadura viridis genomic region harbors:
- a CDS encoding helix-turn-helix transcriptional regulator, with protein MEGSADRHAGGLRADTPLIGRRTALRVLDGALDSAAGGSFRFLALSGDPGAGKTRLLGELADAAAARKHPVLAGRAAEFEQQMPFGALVDALDDQLEERRPALNPATARLLSTVFPALTGLAADPYGDAEAPAPQLAPDADAGAADAEGGPGPLGIARYQLHRAIRHLLEELASDNGLVLVLDDVHWADDASIELLGYLVRHPPRARVLIGVAYRPAQASPHLATLVDIAGEHGVSVSADPFTPAEVEEFLGPGVTRARCQALYEASGGNPFYLEALARKEGAAEPSRAEETGAERWGALPDLGEITELPPAVRTALRVELSGLDETSLLVARAAAVAADEFEPALAAAGAQLPETEALAALDDLVARDVVRPAAAGRFRFRHPLVRHVVYGSAAAGWRLAAHARIARHLAGLGAPATLRAHHVERSAGFGDREAIATLVEAARTVAPQAPATAAHWLEAALRLMPEAGPGDEDGPFPRVRLLVELAHAQTVSGRLVEGRETTRTLLRLLPPDDHARRARAVQMCAVIERQLDRHQEARALVLDELHRIPDPQAPAAVLLRVRLVADRLMRVDIRGAQAVLDRMPENAPDWQPGLRVAVASLRVLPAYAAGRVADAVAYAEAAERVFAAAPDSHIAEALDTVPWLCWTEIMMGRYDDALRRIERSIAIARATGQTSYITYLLNAQARAYTLLGRLDEASDAAEEATETARLLRSGEGLVFGLTQQCLVASWSGDHDRALRLGEEAVGGDLGAGEWWGAMARYARGVALINAGRPDEGAVAVLEACGDPAAPQLDPSTLLTCAEMLAYVESCREKGGDPGRWAEIADMLGGLGLPADAGLVRLARAHAVRPSDPAAAAALATEAGALLAGAGRRIEAGRAELTAGLAHHAAGDRDRARERLRAAVALFDACGARALSAQTVREQRRLGVRVASPRRGGRGEAPFGLSPREHEIATLVAQGCTNQQVAEKLFLSVRTVETHLSRVFGKLGVSSRVGVATALNARAAGRDS; from the coding sequence ATGGAGGGGAGCGCGGACCGGCACGCGGGGGGCTTGAGGGCCGACACCCCGCTCATCGGGCGGCGGACGGCGCTGCGCGTCCTGGACGGGGCGCTCGATTCCGCGGCCGGCGGTTCGTTCCGTTTCCTTGCGCTGTCGGGCGACCCGGGCGCGGGCAAGACGCGGCTGCTGGGCGAGCTGGCCGACGCCGCCGCGGCCCGCAAGCACCCGGTGCTGGCCGGCCGCGCCGCCGAGTTCGAGCAGCAGATGCCCTTCGGCGCCCTGGTCGACGCGCTCGACGACCAGCTGGAGGAGCGCCGTCCCGCCCTCAACCCCGCGACCGCGCGGCTGCTGTCCACCGTCTTCCCCGCGCTGACCGGCCTGGCCGCGGACCCGTACGGCGACGCGGAGGCCCCGGCCCCCCAGCTCGCCCCGGACGCGGACGCCGGCGCGGCGGACGCGGAGGGCGGCCCGGGGCCCCTGGGCATCGCCCGCTACCAGTTGCACCGTGCCATCCGGCACCTGCTGGAGGAGCTGGCCTCCGACAACGGCCTGGTCCTGGTGCTCGACGACGTCCACTGGGCCGACGACGCCTCCATCGAGCTGCTGGGCTACCTGGTGCGCCATCCGCCGCGCGCCCGGGTGCTGATCGGCGTCGCCTACCGCCCGGCGCAGGCGTCCCCGCACCTGGCCACCCTCGTCGACATCGCCGGCGAGCACGGCGTCAGCGTCTCCGCCGACCCGTTCACCCCGGCGGAGGTCGAGGAGTTCCTCGGCCCGGGCGTGACCCGCGCCCGCTGCCAGGCCCTCTACGAGGCCAGCGGCGGCAACCCCTTCTACCTGGAGGCGCTGGCCCGCAAGGAGGGCGCGGCCGAGCCGTCCCGCGCCGAGGAGACCGGCGCCGAACGCTGGGGCGCGCTGCCCGACCTCGGCGAGATCACCGAGCTGCCGCCCGCGGTGCGCACGGCTCTGCGGGTCGAGCTGAGCGGCCTGGACGAGACCTCGCTGCTGGTGGCCCGGGCCGCCGCGGTGGCGGCCGACGAGTTCGAGCCGGCGCTGGCCGCCGCCGGCGCGCAGCTGCCCGAGACCGAGGCGCTGGCCGCGCTCGACGACCTGGTGGCCCGCGACGTGGTCCGCCCTGCCGCGGCCGGGCGGTTCCGGTTCCGCCACCCCCTGGTCCGGCACGTGGTGTACGGGTCGGCCGCGGCCGGCTGGCGGCTGGCCGCGCACGCCCGGATCGCCCGCCATCTGGCCGGGCTCGGCGCCCCGGCGACGCTGCGCGCCCACCACGTGGAGCGTTCGGCCGGGTTCGGCGACCGGGAGGCGATCGCGACGCTGGTCGAGGCGGCCCGCACGGTGGCGCCGCAGGCCCCGGCGACCGCCGCGCACTGGCTGGAGGCCGCCCTGCGCCTCATGCCCGAGGCCGGGCCCGGCGACGAGGACGGCCCGTTCCCCCGGGTCCGGCTGCTGGTCGAGCTGGCGCACGCCCAGACCGTCAGCGGCCGGCTCGTGGAGGGCCGCGAGACCACCCGGACGCTGCTGCGCCTGCTGCCGCCCGACGACCACGCCCGCCGCGCCCGCGCGGTGCAGATGTGCGCGGTGATCGAACGGCAGCTGGACCGCCACCAAGAGGCCCGCGCCCTCGTCCTGGACGAGCTGCACCGCATCCCCGACCCGCAGGCGCCCGCCGCCGTCCTGCTGCGCGTCCGCCTGGTCGCCGACCGGCTCATGCGCGTCGACATCCGCGGCGCCCAGGCGGTGCTCGACCGCATGCCCGAGAACGCCCCCGACTGGCAGCCGGGCCTGCGGGTCGCGGTCGCCTCCCTGCGGGTGCTGCCCGCCTACGCCGCCGGGCGCGTGGCCGACGCCGTCGCCTACGCCGAGGCCGCGGAACGGGTCTTCGCCGCCGCCCCCGACAGCCATATCGCCGAGGCGCTGGACACCGTGCCGTGGCTGTGCTGGACCGAGATCATGATGGGCCGGTACGACGACGCGCTGCGCCGCATCGAGCGCAGCATCGCCATCGCGCGGGCCACCGGGCAGACGTCCTACATCACCTACCTGCTCAACGCGCAGGCGCGGGCGTACACGCTGCTGGGCCGGCTGGACGAGGCGTCGGACGCGGCCGAGGAGGCCACCGAGACCGCCCGTCTGCTGCGTTCCGGCGAGGGACTGGTCTTCGGCCTCACCCAGCAGTGCCTGGTCGCGAGCTGGTCCGGTGATCACGACCGGGCGCTGCGGCTGGGCGAGGAGGCGGTCGGCGGCGACCTGGGCGCCGGGGAGTGGTGGGGCGCCATGGCCCGCTACGCCCGGGGGGTCGCGCTGATCAACGCCGGGCGGCCGGACGAGGGCGCGGTCGCCGTCCTGGAGGCGTGCGGCGACCCCGCCGCGCCCCAGCTCGACCCGTCCACCCTGCTGACGTGCGCCGAGATGCTGGCCTATGTCGAGTCCTGCCGGGAGAAGGGCGGCGATCCCGGCAGGTGGGCGGAGATCGCCGACATGCTGGGCGGCCTCGGGCTGCCGGCCGACGCGGGGCTGGTCCGGCTGGCCCGCGCGCACGCCGTCCGCCCGTCGGACCCGGCCGCCGCCGCCGCGCTGGCCACCGAGGCCGGGGCGCTGCTGGCCGGCGCCGGCCGGCGGATCGAGGCCGGCCGCGCCGAGCTGACCGCGGGCCTGGCGCATCACGCCGCCGGTGACCGCGACCGGGCGCGGGAGCGGCTCCGCGCCGCCGTCGCGCTGTTCGACGCG